The following proteins come from a genomic window of Blastococcus sp. HT6-30:
- the dnaG gene encoding DNA primase, translated as MAGRGRIRAADIALVRERSKIDEIVGEHLQLKRAGGGSLKGLCPFHDEKSPSFQVTPSRNLFHCFGCGVGGDVISFVQQIDHLSFTEAVELLAGRANIDLKYEDDGGRPTAGPDRASVGQRARLVAANTAAAAFYAEQLGTPEAAPARQFLADRAFDRQAALDFGCGYAPGGWDALTRHLRAKGFTQAELVTGGLAKESSRGTLIDRFHRRLVWPIRDITGDVIGFGARKLMDDDPGPKYLNTPETPLYKKSSVLYGIDRAKRDIARRHQAVVVEGYTDVMACHLAGVTTAVASCGTAFGAEHIGVLRRLLMDQDEFRGEVVYTFDGDAAGQAAAMKTFAEDQRFVGQTFVAVEQEGRDPCELRQEHGDAAVRDLVARRTPLIAFVLRTTLAGYDLDTVEGRVAALEKTVPLVAQIKDHALRPAYARELAGMIGNTDEAEVQERVRRLTGNGGGAPSRGRPRAPKRTPDDAAVAVEREAVKAALQVPEYAGPAFDAVASAAYTDPDYAAVAAAVAGAGGAAGATVTGPAWLDQVAEHCDRESARALLTALAVEPMRSVTGESDPAYVNAILARLQEMATVRQVAALKGRLQRMNPVEQAEEYTKIFGQLVALEQQARSLRERAMGGLAS; from the coding sequence ATGGCCGGCCGGGGTCGCATCCGGGCGGCGGACATCGCGCTGGTCCGCGAGCGGAGCAAGATCGACGAGATCGTCGGCGAGCACCTGCAGCTGAAGCGCGCGGGCGGCGGCAGCCTCAAGGGGCTCTGCCCCTTCCACGACGAGAAGTCGCCGTCGTTCCAGGTGACGCCGTCGCGGAACCTGTTCCACTGTTTCGGTTGCGGAGTGGGCGGCGACGTCATCTCCTTCGTCCAGCAGATCGACCACCTGTCGTTCACCGAGGCCGTCGAGCTCTTGGCCGGCCGCGCCAACATCGACCTGAAGTACGAGGACGACGGCGGGCGGCCGACCGCCGGCCCCGACCGGGCGTCGGTCGGTCAGCGGGCCCGGCTGGTCGCGGCGAACACCGCGGCGGCCGCGTTCTACGCCGAGCAGCTCGGCACGCCGGAGGCGGCGCCGGCCCGGCAGTTCCTCGCCGACCGGGCCTTCGACCGGCAGGCGGCCCTGGACTTCGGCTGCGGCTACGCCCCCGGCGGGTGGGACGCGCTCACCCGGCACCTGCGGGCCAAGGGCTTCACCCAGGCCGAGCTGGTCACCGGCGGGCTGGCGAAGGAGTCGTCGCGGGGCACCCTGATCGACCGGTTCCACCGGCGGCTGGTGTGGCCGATCCGCGACATCACCGGGGACGTCATCGGCTTCGGCGCCCGCAAGCTCATGGACGACGACCCGGGGCCGAAGTACCTCAACACCCCGGAGACCCCGCTCTACAAGAAGAGCAGCGTGCTCTACGGCATCGACCGCGCCAAGCGCGACATCGCCCGCCGGCACCAGGCCGTCGTCGTCGAGGGCTACACCGACGTCATGGCCTGCCACCTGGCCGGCGTGACGACGGCGGTGGCCTCGTGCGGCACCGCGTTCGGCGCCGAGCACATCGGCGTGCTGCGCCGGCTGCTCATGGACCAGGACGAGTTCCGCGGTGAGGTCGTCTACACCTTCGACGGCGACGCCGCGGGCCAGGCGGCCGCGATGAAGACCTTCGCCGAGGACCAGCGGTTCGTCGGGCAGACGTTCGTCGCCGTCGAGCAGGAGGGGCGCGACCCCTGCGAGCTGCGGCAGGAGCACGGCGACGCCGCCGTCCGCGACCTCGTCGCCCGCCGCACCCCGCTGATCGCCTTCGTCCTCAGGACCACGCTCGCCGGCTACGACCTGGATACCGTGGAGGGCCGGGTCGCCGCCCTGGAGAAGACGGTGCCGCTCGTCGCACAGATCAAGGACCACGCGTTGCGGCCTGCCTACGCCCGCGAGCTCGCCGGGATGATCGGGAACACCGACGAGGCAGAGGTGCAGGAGCGGGTGCGCCGGCTGACCGGCAACGGGGGAGGGGCGCCCTCGCGCGGCCGTCCCCGCGCCCCGAAGCGCACGCCGGACGACGCCGCAGTGGCCGTGGAGCGGGAGGCGGTGAAGGCCGCGCTGCAGGTGCCCGAGTACGCCGGGCCCGCCTTCGACGCCGTCGCGTCGGCCGCCTACACCGATCCCGACTACGCCGCCGTCGCGGCGGCGGTGGCCGGAGCCGGTGGTGCCGCGGGCGCGACCGTGACCGGCCCGGCCTGGTTGGACCAGGTGGCCGAGCACTGCGACCGGGAGAGCGCCCGCGCGCTGCTGACGGCGCTGGCGGTGGAGCCGATGCGCTCGGTGACCGGTGAGTCCGACCCCGCGTACGTCAACGCGATCCTCGCCCGCCTCCAGGAGATGGCCACCGTGCGCCAGGTGGCCGCGCTCAAGGGGCGCCTGCAGCGGATGAACCCCGTGGAGCAGGCGGAGGAGTACACGAAGATCTTCGGGCAGCTCGTGGCGCTGGAGCAGCAGGCCCGGTCGCTGCGGGAGCGGGCGATGGGCGGGCTCGCGTCGTGA
- a CDS encoding antibiotic biosynthesis monooxygenase yields MMTVITTTVLRPGGEQQWDEAVRERFESAHGRPGWVSGQLLTPEDEQQTRVIVGTWRSREDWEAWHHDPAFQEARDTLEGLEAQPSRSQWFEVVSAAHSPEH; encoded by the coding sequence ATGATGACCGTCATCACCACGACCGTCCTGCGCCCAGGTGGGGAGCAGCAGTGGGACGAAGCCGTCCGCGAGCGCTTCGAGTCTGCGCACGGGCGACCCGGATGGGTCTCGGGACAGCTTCTCACTCCTGAGGACGAGCAGCAGACACGTGTGATCGTGGGTACGTGGCGAAGCCGCGAGGACTGGGAAGCCTGGCACCACGATCCCGCCTTCCAGGAGGCGCGGGACACACTCGAGGGGCTGGAGGCGCAGCCGAGCCGAAGCCAATGGTTCGAGGTCGTGTCGGCTGCGCACTCTCCAGAGCACTGA
- the ppdK gene encoding pyruvate, phosphate dikinase translates to MADEKWVFDFSEGGKDQKDLLGGKGANLAEMTNLGLPVPPGFTITTDACRYYLQHGGTPPGLDEQVSEHLAALEKSMGKTLGDPADPLLVSVRSGAAASMPGMMETVLNVGLNDESVHGLAAQSGSERFAWDSYRRLIQMFGKTVLDIDGELFDEALDEVKREQGTESDLDLDAGHLQDVVGRYKAIVRQHTGQDFPQDPREQMDLAVNAVFGSWNSDRAVIYRRRERIPGDAGTAVNVCAMVFGNLGMDSGTGVAFTRDPGSGAQGVYGDYLQNAQGEDVVAGIRNTVPLVDLQQIDRTAYDELMGIMSRLESHYRDLCDIEFTIERNKLWMLQTRVGKRTAGAAFVIATQLVDEGLIDMDEAVRRVTGDQLAQLMFPRFVTGGNARQLTQGMNASPGAAVGKAVFSSEAAAQWAGRGEKVVLVRRETNPDDLSGMIAAEGVLTSRGGKTSHAAVVARGMGKTCVCGAEELQVDTRAKRFTAPDGTVVAEGDVISIDGSTGTVWLGEVPVEPSSVVRYFEGEIDPGSDDADDLVRSVHRILTHADEVRRLDVRTNADTPEDAARARRFGARGIGLCRTEHMFLGDRRQLVEKLILADGDDERQAALDALEPLQKQDFLEIFEAMDGLPVTVRLLDPPLHEFLPDLTELSVRVALAEERGEPDEGNLRLLAAVRGMHESNPMLGLRGVRLGLVVPGLFAMQVRAIAEAACERKRAGGDPHPEIMIPLVGAVQELEAIREESERVLAEVCEEWGIDVRPLIGTMIEVPRAALTAGEIAQSAEFFSFGTNDLTQMTWGFSRDDVEAAFFHQYLDKGIFGISPFESLDIDGVGRLVQIGAEAGRAARPDLKLGICGEHGGDPDSVHFFHEVGLDYVSCSPFRVPVARLEAGRAALDGARAGS, encoded by the coding sequence ATGGCTGACGAGAAGTGGGTCTTCGACTTCAGCGAGGGCGGTAAGGACCAGAAGGACCTGCTCGGCGGCAAGGGGGCCAACCTCGCCGAGATGACCAACCTCGGCCTGCCCGTGCCACCCGGCTTCACCATCACCACCGATGCGTGCCGGTACTACCTGCAGCACGGCGGCACCCCGCCGGGGCTCGACGAGCAGGTCAGCGAGCACCTCGCGGCCCTCGAGAAGTCGATGGGCAAGACCCTCGGCGACCCGGCCGACCCGTTGTTGGTCTCGGTACGCTCCGGGGCGGCCGCGTCCATGCCCGGGATGATGGAGACGGTCCTCAACGTCGGGCTCAACGACGAGTCGGTCCACGGCCTGGCCGCGCAGTCGGGCAGCGAGCGGTTCGCCTGGGACTCCTACCGGCGGCTGATCCAGATGTTCGGCAAGACCGTCCTCGACATCGACGGCGAGCTGTTCGACGAGGCCCTCGACGAGGTCAAGCGCGAGCAGGGCACGGAGTCCGACCTGGACCTGGACGCCGGCCACCTGCAGGACGTCGTCGGCCGGTACAAGGCGATCGTGCGCCAGCACACCGGCCAGGACTTCCCGCAGGACCCCCGCGAGCAGATGGACCTGGCGGTCAACGCCGTCTTCGGCTCGTGGAACTCCGACCGGGCAGTGATCTACCGCCGTCGCGAGCGCATCCCGGGCGACGCCGGCACCGCCGTCAACGTGTGCGCCATGGTGTTCGGCAACCTCGGCATGGACTCCGGGACCGGCGTCGCCTTCACCCGCGATCCGGGCAGCGGCGCCCAGGGCGTGTACGGCGACTACCTGCAGAACGCCCAGGGCGAGGACGTCGTCGCCGGCATCCGCAACACCGTGCCCCTGGTCGACCTGCAGCAGATCGACCGGACCGCCTACGACGAGCTCATGGGGATCATGTCGCGGCTGGAGTCGCACTACCGCGACCTGTGCGACATCGAGTTCACCATCGAGCGCAACAAGCTCTGGATGCTGCAGACCCGGGTCGGCAAGCGCACCGCCGGCGCGGCCTTCGTCATCGCCACGCAGCTGGTCGACGAGGGGCTGATCGACATGGACGAGGCGGTCCGCCGGGTCACCGGTGACCAGCTCGCCCAGCTGATGTTCCCCCGCTTCGTCACCGGCGGGAACGCCCGGCAGCTCACCCAGGGCATGAACGCCTCGCCCGGGGCCGCCGTCGGCAAGGCGGTGTTCTCCTCCGAGGCGGCCGCGCAGTGGGCCGGCCGCGGGGAGAAGGTGGTGCTCGTCCGCCGGGAGACCAACCCCGACGACCTCTCCGGGATGATCGCCGCCGAGGGTGTGCTGACCAGCCGCGGGGGCAAGACCTCGCACGCCGCCGTCGTCGCCCGGGGGATGGGCAAGACGTGCGTCTGCGGCGCCGAGGAGCTGCAGGTCGACACCAGGGCCAAGCGGTTCACCGCTCCCGACGGGACCGTGGTCGCCGAGGGCGACGTCATCTCCATCGACGGGTCCACCGGCACGGTGTGGCTCGGCGAGGTGCCGGTCGAGCCGTCGTCGGTCGTCCGCTACTTCGAAGGGGAGATCGACCCGGGGTCCGACGACGCCGACGACCTGGTGAGGTCCGTGCACCGGATCCTCACCCACGCCGACGAGGTGCGCCGCCTCGACGTGCGCACCAACGCCGACACCCCCGAGGACGCCGCCCGCGCCCGCCGCTTCGGCGCGCGCGGCATCGGCCTGTGCCGCACCGAGCACATGTTCCTCGGCGACCGGCGGCAGCTGGTGGAGAAGCTGATCCTGGCCGACGGCGACGACGAGCGGCAGGCCGCGCTCGACGCGCTGGAGCCGCTGCAGAAGCAGGACTTCCTCGAGATCTTCGAGGCGATGGACGGGCTGCCGGTGACCGTCCGGCTGCTCGATCCGCCGCTGCACGAGTTCCTGCCCGACCTCACCGAGCTGTCGGTGCGGGTGGCGCTGGCCGAGGAGCGGGGGGAGCCCGACGAGGGCAACCTCCGGCTGCTGGCCGCCGTTCGCGGCATGCACGAGTCCAACCCGATGCTGGGCCTGCGCGGGGTGCGGCTGGGCCTCGTCGTCCCCGGGCTGTTCGCCATGCAGGTGCGGGCCATCGCCGAGGCGGCCTGCGAGCGCAAGCGGGCCGGTGGCGACCCCCACCCGGAGATCATGATCCCGCTGGTCGGTGCCGTGCAGGAGCTGGAGGCGATCCGCGAGGAGTCCGAGCGGGTGCTGGCCGAGGTGTGCGAAGAGTGGGGCATCGACGTCAGGCCGCTGATCGGCACGATGATCGAGGTGCCCCGCGCGGCCCTGACCGCGGGCGAGATCGCCCAGTCGGCGGAGTTCTTCTCCTTCGGCACCAACGACCTCACCCAGATGACGTGGGGCTTCTCCCGCGACGACGTCGAGGCGGCGTTCTTCCACCAGTACCTGGACAAGGGCATCTTCGGGATCTCGCCGTTCGAGTCGCTGGACATCGACGGGGTCGGGCGGCTGGTGCAGATCGGCGCCGAGGCCGGCCGGGCCGCCCGGCCGGACCTCAAGCTGGGCATCTGCGGGGAGCACGGCGGCGACCCCGACTCGGTGCACTTCTTCCACGAGGTCGGCCTGGACTACGTCTCGTGCTCGCCGTTCCGGGTGCCGGTGGCCCGGCTCGAGGCCGGTCGCGCCGCGCTGGACGGCGCCCGCGCCGGCTCCTGA
- a CDS encoding antibiotic biosynthesis monooxygenase — protein sequence MFAVTRLRVTAADATRLAGEVDRLLAALAARPGFRDGVLGRSADDPELWALVTRWDGVGSYRRALSAAEVKITGAPVWVHAVDEPGAYLTD from the coding sequence GTGTTCGCGGTGACACGGCTGCGGGTGACGGCGGCGGATGCCACCCGGCTGGCGGGCGAGGTGGACCGGTTGCTGGCCGCGCTCGCCGCCCGGCCGGGCTTCCGGGACGGCGTACTGGGCCGGTCGGCCGACGACCCGGAGCTCTGGGCGCTGGTGACCCGGTGGGACGGCGTCGGCTCCTACCGCCGCGCCCTGTCGGCCGCGGAGGTCAAGATCACCGGTGCGCCGGTCTGGGTGCACGCCGTCGACGAGCCGGGTGCCTACCTCACCGACTGA
- the dusB gene encoding tRNA dihydrouridine synthase DusB: protein MTATLEPTTTALPPLRLGALTVDPAVVLAPMAGITNPAFRTLCREFGAGLYVCEMITTRALVERNEKTLRMIRATADEKDAFSVQLYGVDPATVGRAVEMLVDEGVAGTRPAHIDLNFGCPVPKVTRKGGGSALPWRRVLLRDIVRAAVRAAGDVPVTIKTRIGIDADHVTYLDAGRIAQDEGAAAITLHGRTADQLYSGTADWAPIARLVETVEIPVLGNGDVWEADDALRMVAETGCAGVVIGRGCLGRPWLFGDLAAAFAGESRRALPTVREVAAIMHRHATLLAEEHGERHGCSDFRKHVAWYLKGFSVGSDTRRALAMVSGLDELAELLAGIPDQPYPTAVLGAPRGRTSTPRPVALPEGWLADRDDPRPPAGAELETSGG, encoded by the coding sequence GTGACCGCCACGCTCGAGCCGACGACGACGGCCCTGCCGCCGCTGCGGCTCGGCGCGCTGACCGTCGACCCCGCCGTCGTGCTCGCGCCGATGGCCGGCATCACCAACCCGGCCTTCCGCACGCTCTGCCGCGAGTTCGGTGCCGGTCTCTACGTCTGCGAGATGATCACCACGCGGGCGCTGGTCGAGCGGAACGAGAAGACGCTCCGGATGATCCGGGCGACCGCGGACGAGAAGGACGCCTTCTCCGTGCAGCTGTACGGCGTCGACCCCGCGACCGTCGGGCGTGCGGTGGAGATGCTCGTCGACGAGGGCGTCGCCGGCACCCGCCCGGCGCACATCGACCTCAACTTCGGCTGCCCGGTGCCCAAGGTGACCCGGAAGGGCGGCGGCTCGGCCCTGCCCTGGCGCCGCGTCCTGCTGCGGGACATCGTGCGGGCGGCGGTGCGCGCGGCGGGGGACGTGCCGGTCACGATCAAGACCCGCATCGGCATCGACGCCGACCACGTCACCTACCTCGACGCCGGCCGGATCGCCCAGGACGAGGGCGCTGCGGCGATCACGCTGCACGGCCGCACCGCCGACCAGCTCTACAGCGGCACCGCCGACTGGGCGCCGATCGCGCGGCTGGTGGAGACCGTCGAGATCCCGGTGCTCGGCAACGGGGACGTCTGGGAGGCCGACGACGCGCTGCGCATGGTCGCCGAGACCGGATGCGCCGGCGTCGTCATCGGGCGGGGGTGCCTGGGCCGGCCGTGGCTGTTCGGCGACCTGGCCGCCGCGTTCGCCGGCGAGAGCCGCCGCGCCCTGCCCACCGTCCGCGAGGTCGCCGCGATCATGCACCGGCACGCCACGCTGCTGGCCGAGGAGCACGGCGAGCGGCACGGCTGCAGCGACTTCCGCAAGCACGTGGCCTGGTACCTGAAGGGCTTCTCGGTGGGGTCGGACACCCGGCGGGCGCTGGCGATGGTGAGCGGCCTCGACGAGCTCGCCGAGCTGCTCGCCGGCATCCCGGACCAGCCGTACCCGACCGCCGTGCTGGGGGCGCCGCGCGGGCGCACCAGCACGCCACGCCCGGTCGCGCTCCCCGAGGGGTGGCTGGCCGACCGCGACGACCCGCGGCCTCCGGCCGGGGCAGAACTGGAGACGAGCGGCGGATGA
- a CDS encoding transcriptional repressor: MVRTTRQRTAVRAVFADLDGFHSAQEVHARLRDAGDPVGLSTVYRAVQSLADDGELDSIRTDTGEALYRRCSPQHHHHLVCRGCGRTVEVAGPAVETWADRVAAEHGFADISHTLEVLGTCAACRAAAAGRPEASPERTTD, from the coding sequence ATGGTCCGCACCACCCGGCAGCGCACCGCCGTCCGAGCCGTCTTCGCAGACCTCGACGGCTTCCACAGCGCCCAGGAGGTGCACGCCCGGCTCCGGGACGCCGGCGACCCGGTCGGGCTGTCGACGGTCTACCGCGCCGTCCAGTCGCTGGCCGACGACGGTGAGCTGGACTCCATCCGCACCGACACCGGCGAGGCGCTGTACCGCCGGTGCAGCCCCCAGCACCACCATCACCTGGTGTGCCGCGGGTGCGGGCGCACCGTCGAGGTGGCCGGCCCGGCCGTGGAGACCTGGGCCGACCGCGTCGCGGCCGAGCACGGGTTCGCCGACATCAGCCACACGTTGGAGGTGCTCGGCACCTGCGCCGCCTGCCGGGCCGCGGCGGCCGGCCGGCCCGAGGCGTCCCCGGAGCGCACCACCGACTGA
- a CDS encoding YdcF family protein, protein MGVRSLVTRVAGAGVLAAVLLVASTALAIWWTARQDSRPQSDAIVVLGSAQYNGVPSSIFEARLEHARALYEAGVAPVIVTVGGKAAGDAFTEAEAGRDYLARAGVPAEALLAVPEGVDTLQSMRVAGTAFAERGWERAVVVTDPWHAMRAQRMAEDAGMEAESSPTRQGPAVHTRATQFRYILRETAAYLLYRVTGESVAGAPGIG, encoded by the coding sequence GTGGGCGTGCGGAGTCTGGTGACGCGGGTGGCCGGGGCCGGCGTGCTGGCCGCCGTGCTCCTGGTGGCCTCCACGGCGCTGGCCATCTGGTGGACGGCGCGGCAGGACTCCCGCCCGCAGTCCGACGCGATCGTGGTGCTGGGGTCGGCGCAGTACAACGGCGTGCCCTCGTCGATCTTCGAGGCGCGGCTGGAGCACGCGCGGGCGCTGTACGAGGCCGGCGTCGCCCCGGTGATCGTGACCGTGGGCGGCAAGGCCGCGGGTGATGCGTTCACCGAGGCCGAGGCCGGGCGCGACTACCTGGCCCGGGCCGGGGTGCCCGCCGAGGCGCTGCTGGCGGTGCCCGAGGGCGTGGACACCCTGCAGAGCATGCGGGTGGCCGGCACGGCCTTCGCCGAGCGCGGCTGGGAGCGGGCGGTGGTGGTCACCGACCCCTGGCACGCGATGCGCGCCCAGCGGATGGCCGAGGACGCGGGGATGGAGGCCGAGAGCTCACCGACCCGGCAGGGCCCGGCCGTGCATACCCGGGCCACCCAGTTCCGCTACATCCTGCGGGAGACTGCTGCGTACCTGCTCTACCGCGTCACCGGCGAGAGCGTCGCCGGCGCACCCGGCATCGGCTGA
- a CDS encoding glycine--tRNA ligase, producing MEPLAVSDSTAKHDPARLDKVVNLCKRRGFVFPSGEIYGGTRSAWDYGPLGVELKENIKRQWWRTVVQSRDDIVGLDSSVILPRQTWVASGHVGVFTDPLTECQSCHKRFRADHLEEGYEEKKGRPPENGLADIACPNCGTKGAWTEPRDFNMMLKTYLGPVEDESGLHYLRPETAQGIFVNFANVMGAARKKPPFGIGQIGKSFRNEITPGNFIFRTREFEQMEMEFFVEPGSDEEWHQYWIDERTRWYTDLGIDPANLRHYEHAKEKLSHYSKRTVDIEYRFGFQGSEWGELEGIANRTDFDLSTHTQHSGTDLSYFDQATNTRWTPYVIEPAAGLTRSLMAFLVEAYTEDEAPNAKGGVDVRTVLKLDPRLAPVKAAVLPLSRNADLSPKAKDLAAALRRNWNVDFDDAGAIGRRYRRQDEIGTPFCLTVDFDTLTDDAVTVRERDSMSQERVGLGQVESYLAARLPGC from the coding sequence ATGGAGCCTCTCGCCGTGAGCGACAGCACCGCCAAGCACGACCCCGCCCGCCTCGACAAGGTCGTGAACCTCTGCAAGCGACGGGGCTTCGTGTTCCCGTCCGGGGAGATCTACGGCGGTACCCGCTCCGCGTGGGACTACGGCCCACTGGGCGTCGAGCTCAAGGAGAACATCAAGCGCCAGTGGTGGCGCACCGTCGTCCAGAGCCGGGACGACATCGTCGGCCTGGACTCCTCGGTCATCCTGCCCCGCCAGACCTGGGTGGCCTCCGGTCACGTCGGCGTCTTCACCGACCCGCTGACCGAGTGCCAGAGCTGCCACAAGCGCTTCCGGGCCGACCACCTGGAGGAGGGCTACGAGGAGAAGAAGGGCCGGCCGCCGGAGAACGGGCTGGCCGACATCGCCTGCCCGAACTGCGGGACGAAGGGCGCGTGGACCGAGCCCCGCGACTTCAACATGATGCTCAAGACCTACCTCGGCCCGGTCGAGGACGAGTCCGGCCTGCACTACCTCCGCCCGGAGACCGCGCAGGGGATCTTCGTGAACTTCGCCAACGTCATGGGCGCGGCGCGCAAGAAGCCGCCGTTCGGCATCGGCCAGATCGGCAAGTCGTTCCGCAACGAGATCACGCCGGGCAACTTCATCTTCCGCACCCGCGAGTTCGAGCAGATGGAGATGGAGTTCTTCGTCGAGCCGGGCAGTGACGAGGAGTGGCACCAGTACTGGATCGACGAGCGCACCCGCTGGTACACCGACCTGGGCATCGATCCGGCGAACCTGCGGCACTACGAGCACGCCAAGGAGAAGCTGTCGCACTACTCGAAGCGCACCGTCGACATCGAGTACCGCTTCGGGTTCCAGGGCTCGGAATGGGGTGAGCTCGAGGGCATCGCCAACCGCACCGACTTCGACCTCTCCACGCACACCCAGCACTCGGGCACCGACCTGTCCTACTTCGACCAGGCCACCAACACCCGCTGGACGCCCTACGTCATCGAGCCCGCGGCGGGTCTCACCCGCTCGCTGATGGCCTTCCTCGTCGAGGCCTACACCGAGGACGAGGCGCCCAACGCCAAGGGCGGGGTCGACGTCCGCACGGTGCTGAAGCTCGACCCGCGGCTGGCGCCGGTGAAGGCCGCCGTCCTGCCGCTGTCGCGCAACGCCGACCTCTCGCCCAAGGCAAAGGACCTGGCCGCGGCGCTGCGGCGGAACTGGAACGTCGACTTCGACGACGCCGGCGCCATCGGCCGCCGGTACCGCCGGCAGGACGAGATCGGCACGCCGTTCTGCCTGACCGTCGACTTCGACACCCTCACCGACGACGCGGTGACCGTGCGCGAGCGCGACTCGATGAGCCAGGAGCGCGTGGGCCTGGGCCAGGTCGAGTCCTACCTCGCCGCCCGCCTCCCCGGCTGCTGA
- a CDS encoding ATP-dependent DNA helicase RecQ translates to MTEPTGQLQQVARETFGWPELRPDQLAAMEAVMAGHDVLAVLPTGAGKSAIYQVPALLLEGPTLVVSPLLALQRDQVDSLEDSRAPEAVAVNSGQRAGDRRHAWEAVRERDAEYLFLSPEQLAKDEVVDELAELGVSLFVIDEAHCVSAWGHDFRPDYLRLGPVIERLGHPPVLALTATAGMPVRQDILGRLGLRDPVEVIASFDRPNLHLAVERFSDDRRKRSAVVARVAALVADPATRRGLVYVTSRKDAGYYADELAQIGIRVAAYHAGMKAADRRRVHEDFLGDAVDVVVATSAFGMGIDKPDVRFVVHASAVDSLDTYYQQIGRAGRDGEAAEIALFYRPEDLHLQTFLTASRAPEDALGEVAEALDEYDEPVRATDLAQDTEASAAKRTRAVNLLEEAGAVGTTDDGRLEYLDSDLEPEAAVQDAVEVAENHQRLTRSRIEMMRGYAETTGCRRQFLLGYFGEQLPHPCGNCDTCEAGTARDQPGEDTPFPINSAVHHREWGHGVVMSVEEDRITVLFDQVGYKTLALAAVESQRLLEADQPSG, encoded by the coding sequence GTGACGGAACCAACAGGACAGCTGCAGCAGGTCGCGCGGGAGACGTTCGGTTGGCCGGAGCTGCGGCCGGACCAGCTGGCGGCCATGGAGGCGGTGATGGCCGGCCACGACGTCCTGGCCGTGCTGCCGACCGGGGCCGGCAAGTCGGCGATCTACCAGGTCCCGGCGCTGCTGCTCGAAGGCCCGACGCTGGTCGTCTCGCCGTTGCTGGCGCTGCAGCGCGACCAGGTCGACAGCCTGGAGGACTCGCGGGCGCCGGAGGCGGTCGCGGTCAACTCCGGGCAGCGGGCGGGAGACAGGCGGCATGCCTGGGAGGCGGTCCGTGAGCGCGACGCCGAGTACCTGTTCCTGTCGCCCGAGCAGCTGGCCAAGGATGAGGTCGTCGATGAGTTGGCCGAGCTCGGGGTCAGCCTCTTCGTCATCGACGAGGCGCATTGTGTGTCGGCGTGGGGGCATGACTTCCGGCCGGACTACCTGCGGCTGGGGCCGGTGATCGAACGGCTCGGTCACCCTCCGGTCCTCGCGCTCACGGCCACCGCGGGGATGCCCGTGCGCCAGGACATCCTCGGCCGGCTCGGGCTGCGGGATCCCGTGGAGGTGATCGCCAGCTTCGACCGACCAAACCTCCACCTGGCGGTGGAGCGCTTCAGCGACGACCGGCGCAAGCGCTCGGCGGTGGTCGCACGGGTGGCTGCGCTCGTGGCCGACCCGGCCACCAGGCGGGGCCTGGTGTACGTGACCAGCCGCAAGGACGCGGGGTACTACGCCGACGAGCTGGCGCAGATCGGGATCCGGGTCGCCGCCTACCACGCCGGCATGAAGGCCGCCGACCGGCGGCGGGTGCACGAAGACTTCCTCGGCGACGCCGTCGACGTCGTGGTGGCGACCTCGGCGTTCGGCATGGGCATCGACAAGCCCGACGTCCGCTTCGTCGTCCATGCCTCGGCCGTGGACTCCCTCGACACCTACTACCAGCAGATCGGCCGCGCCGGGCGTGACGGCGAGGCGGCCGAGATAGCCCTGTTCTACCGGCCCGAGGATCTCCACCTGCAGACCTTCCTCACCGCCAGCCGCGCGCCCGAGGACGCCCTCGGGGAAGTGGCCGAGGCGCTCGACGAGTACGACGAGCCGGTGCGCGCCACGGACCTGGCCCAGGACACGGAGGCATCAGCGGCCAAGCGCACCCGCGCGGTGAACCTGCTGGAGGAGGCCGGTGCCGTGGGGACCACCGACGACGGGCGCCTGGAGTACCTGGATTCCGACCTCGAACCCGAGGCGGCGGTCCAGGACGCCGTGGAGGTCGCCGAGAATCACCAGCGGCTGACCCGCTCCCGGATCGAGATGATGCGCGGCTACGCCGAGACCACCGGATGTCGGCGGCAATTCCTGCTCGGCTACTTCGGCGAACAGCTCCCACACCCCTGCGGCAACTGCGACACCTGCGAGGCCGGCACCGCCCGCGACCAACCCGGCGAGGACACCCCGTTCCCCATCAACTCCGCCGTCCACCACCGCGAGTGGGGACACGGGGTGGTCATGTCGGTCGAGGAGGACCGGATCACCGTGCTGTTCGACCAGGTGGGCTACAAGACCCTCGCCCTGGCCGCCGTCGAATCACAGCGACTCCTGGAGGCCGACCAGCCATCCGGCTGA